The window GTCCGATCAGAGCCGTCACCTGGAGACCCGGGCCAGCGGCTTCACCTCGGCACCCGAGCGGCGGGCGATGGCCGAGCTGCGCAACCACCTGTTCTCGATCCAGGAGATCGCCGATACCCAGCATCGGCTGCTGGCATCGGACGGGGAGCTCGCTCAGACGCTCAGCCCGGATCATCGCCGCCGACTGCGCCGCAGCGCGAACGCGGTGGACTCGGTGCGCTCCCGCGCATCCCAGCTGTATGCGCGCCTTGGTGACGTGCTGCAGCAGCAGGGCACGATCATCTCCGAGCGCCTCACCTTCGTGGCCACGATCTTCCTGCCGCTGAACCTGGTGGCCGGGCTGTTCGGCATGAACTTCGGCTGGCTCACCGACCGGATCGGCACCTTCGGGGCGTTCCTCGGCCTCGGCGTGGTGCTCCCTCTGCTGCTGATGGGCGCGACGATGGTGCTCACCCATCGGGTGGCCCGCTCCTCCTGATCGACCATCACCGTTCCCCTGGCCTTCGGGTTTGATCGAGCGCACACTGGGCGGACGGCCGATGCCGCCGTGGCACCGACCGTGTTGAATATTCGCCTCGCTGGGGTCCGCTGATCGAGGGTTCGGGTGCCACGTCGCTGCCGTAGCGGTGGCGTCGTTCGGGACCACCAGTGGTGTCGTTGGGGCCGCTCTGTCTACGCTCCTTCCGCCGTGTGTATAGGGCACGCGGCGGAAGGAGCAATCTGGAATGGTACGGAAGATCAGGGCGAAGCTGGTGCTCCAGCTGCGCGCAGAAGGTCTGTCGGGGCGAGCGATTTCGTCCTCGCAGGGCATGTCCCGCAAGTCCGTGAGGGCGGTGTTCGAGGCCGCTGACGCTGCAGGGATCGGGTGGGGCGATATCGCGGACGTCGCCGATGAGCAGGTGTATGCCCGGTTGTTCCCGGGCCGGGGCGAGCACGAGAGCGTGTTCGCACAGCCGGACTGGGAACAGGTCCATCGAGAGATGGCCAGGGTCGGCGTGACGCTGAAGCTGTTGCACGGCGAGTACTTCGACGCGACCACGGCGGCTGGGGATCCGGCGATGGGGTATGACCGGTTTTGCCGCACCTACCAGCACCACGTCATGGTCACCGGTGCCGCTTCGAGAGTCGGTCACAAGGCCGGCCAGAGCGTGGAGGTCGACTGGTCCGGCCCCACGATGGAGCTGGCCGATCCGGTCACCGGCGAGGTCTCGAAGGTGTTCTTGTTCGTTGCCTGCCTGCCTTTTTCTCGTTACGCGTTCTGCTTCCCGGCGCTGGATATGCGCCAGGAGTCCTGGCTGCGAGCGCACGTAGCGATGTTCGAGGCGCTGGGCGGGACGGTCCCGAGGATCGTTCCGGACAACCTCAAGACCGGTGTGGTGAAGCACCCCCGCGAGGGCGAGATCGTCCTGAACGATGCGTATCGCGAGATGGCAGCGCATTACTCGGCGGCGGTGCTCCCGGGGAGGGTGCGGAAACCGAAAGACAAGGCGAGCGTGGAGAACACCGTCGCGCACGTCGCGACCTGGGTCATCGCCGGGCTGCGGGATCAGCGATTCACGTCCCTGCCCGAACTTGCAGCCGCCATCGGGCAGCGGATGGAGGCCTATAACGCGGAGCCGTTCCAGAAGCGGCCCGGATCCCGCGCCAGCGTGTTCGACGCGGAGGAGCGGCCGCTGCTGACGCCGCTGCCGGCGGTGCCCTACGAGATCTCGACATGGCACTACGGACGACGAGTGGGCAGGAACGGGCACGTCACGTTCGCGCGGAACTTCTACTCCGCGCCGTTCGCGCACATCGGCGCGAAGGTCGATCTGCGCATCACGGCCCGGACGCTGGAGATCTATCAGGGCAGCCAGCGACTGACCAGTCACCTGCTGCTCCCGGAGACCGCGAGCAATGAGTACCGCACCAACGACGCGGACCTACCTGCGGGCGAGCGTTTCCAGGCCTGGGACGCGCAGAGGGTGCGGGCGTGGGCAGATCGGGTCGGGCCGGCCACGGTGATCGTGATCCAGCGGATCTTCGAGTCCGTGCCGATCGTGGAACAGGGCCTGGATCCCGCGTTGGCGGTGCTACGGCTCTCTCGCCGCTTCTCCGTAGATCGGGTCGAGGCGGCCTGCGCACTCGCGCTGACGGGACGGGTCCGTTCACCGCGCTATGCGCATCTGCACCCGATCTTGGCCACCGGGCAGGACAAGGTCGCCGCCCTGCGTCCACCCCGCGAGGAACCCGCGGAAGACGGCGGATACGTCCGTGGCGCCGACTACTACGCCGGAGGTGTCCGGTGAGCGTGATCGATAACGACACGAAGCGGAAGCTGCGCGAGATGGGCGCGACCGCGCTGCTGGACGCGATCGATGCCCAGGATGAGGCTCACGTGCTGGGGATGTCGTTCCAGGAACGGCTCCAGCTGATCGTGGACGAGGCGCATTCCATCTTCAATCATGGAAAGGTCGAGGGTCT is drawn from Brachybacterium muris and contains these coding sequences:
- a CDS encoding CorA family divalent cation transporter, with protein sequence MRIIEDADAHALPSQPTGTPSTREPFCALTGSVGSELATWAAAQLDLALPLSNHTPHRPTITLGDDKGQLVVFSFDADGTLTPIRLFAGAGGLLVVGPDEDLAWIRDHLWSREGQQTLQGADVWAVLIDLLHELAVDTQDVLDELSDQSRHLETRASGFTSAPERRAMAELRNHLFSIQEIADTQHRLLASDGELAQTLSPDHRRRLRRSANAVDSVRSRASQLYARLGDVLQQQGTIISERLTFVATIFLPLNLVAGLFGMNFGWLTDRIGTFGAFLGLGVVLPLLLMGATMVLTHRVARSS
- the istA gene encoding IS21 family transposase — protein: MVRKIRAKLVLQLRAEGLSGRAISSSQGMSRKSVRAVFEAADAAGIGWGDIADVADEQVYARLFPGRGEHESVFAQPDWEQVHREMARVGVTLKLLHGEYFDATTAAGDPAMGYDRFCRTYQHHVMVTGAASRVGHKAGQSVEVDWSGPTMELADPVTGEVSKVFLFVACLPFSRYAFCFPALDMRQESWLRAHVAMFEALGGTVPRIVPDNLKTGVVKHPREGEIVLNDAYREMAAHYSAAVLPGRVRKPKDKASVENTVAHVATWVIAGLRDQRFTSLPELAAAIGQRMEAYNAEPFQKRPGSRASVFDAEERPLLTPLPAVPYEISTWHYGRRVGRNGHVTFARNFYSAPFAHIGAKVDLRITARTLEIYQGSQRLTSHLLLPETASNEYRTNDADLPAGERFQAWDAQRVRAWADRVGPATVIVIQRIFESVPIVEQGLDPALAVLRLSRRFSVDRVEAACALALTGRVRSPRYAHLHPILATGQDKVAALRPPREEPAEDGGYVRGADYYAGGVR